The region CTACGGCGGCGGAAGCGCCTACGGTGGCGGCGGCTACGGCGGCGGCTACGGTGGCGGCTACACCGCCCCGGACACCTACGCACCGGTGCAGGTCAACAAAGGAACCCCGGCGCCAGCGACGGTCACCTACGGCTAACCTTCGTCAGACAGGGAACTGACAGCAGCACGGCCCGCTCGACTTCAACGTTGGGCGGGCCGTGTCTCGTCTCGAGGGCACGCACACGGCAGGAAACCGCCGAAACCAGACGGAACCTCCCACCAACCCTATGCTCCGCGCCGACGGCATCACATCGCACACTCCGCGCGAAAAGGAGAGGCCACACCCGTGAACTGCAGCCACTGCGAGAAACCCGTGCCAGAGGGCAGCGCCTACTGCCCCAGCTGCAACGTCCTGCTGCCCGAGTCGAACCTCCCCGTTGAAGAAGGACCCGCGGCCGAGGTGAACGAGCGCTACCTCCAGCTCAAAGATGCGGGCGAGAAGGTGCTCAGCGGAGAGATCTCGGTAGATGCGTACCGTGACTTCCTCGACCAGATCCTGGCCGTCATCGCAGAGAAGGAATCACAGGTCCGCGACCTCGAGATCCCCCCCGAGGTCTTCGAAGACTTCCGACAGGAGATCGAGGCCGGATTTGCTGGCATCGAAGCGCTCAACCGGGGCGTTGGCGTCATGCGCCAGTACGTCGACGATCCGGACCCGGCCTACATCCACGAGGGTGTCGAGATCGTTCGCAGCGGCAGCGATGCGCTCAACGAGGCCATGCGCATCAACCGCGAGAACCAGCGCAAGCTGAAGGAAGCCTTCCTCAACAGCGACACCACCCTGTAAAGCAAGACTGCGGCCCGCCCCTCAGGCGAGAAGACGAGTACTTCGTCCATGGACTACATCCACGCCAATCCAGACGACATCATCGGCACCATACGAGCGCTGCTCACCGGTGATCGATCGGTCGATGTCCCCTTCGTCCAGCAGCAGAAGGTCAACTACCAGTCTCACCCTGAAG is a window of Pseudomonadota bacterium DNA encoding:
- a CDS encoding zinc ribbon domain-containing protein, coding for MNCSHCEKPVPEGSAYCPSCNVLLPESNLPVEEGPAAEVNERYLQLKDAGEKVLSGEISVDAYRDFLDQILAVIAEKESQVRDLEIPPEVFEDFRQEIEAGFAGIEALNRGVGVMRQYVDDPDPAYIHEGVEIVRSGSDALNEAMRINRENQRKLKEAFLNSDTTL